A part of Paenibacillus donghaensis genomic DNA contains:
- a CDS encoding citrate transporter: protein MDVANVVIGFIMVLSFFGLVWYCIKGYNLMVGFFVMSVLWTSIALIGNSISPTSVMEGKSVIDVLTNVFQTGPENYGKAILVNIFFGAFFGRVLIDTGIAATLIRKVVELGGDKPRITMSLLCIVTAVIFTSMTGIGPVISIAVIVLPIMLSLGIPSPIALFSFMGSIMAGIFGNIVNFTQYQAFFATANESYASYDYNTYFKFGIIAMAVSLIVVLIVANLSMNKKISRAWAATPDAGTTVDAPAISWISIILPVIGVVVFKLPIIFGFIFAALFALVTCGKLKGGFASVCRMLSKQFSDGAIDVAPMIGFLLALAMFNNAATYASPYFKTLLGGAMPQTALLLCIVFAVLTPLGFFRGPMNLVGSGSAILAVVVATAAWPVQFLYPLFAITTVAPQHLDVTQSWVAWGFGYTKVPAKEYMKMSIPTGWIIGIILCAIVFIMYGNLV, encoded by the coding sequence GTGGATGTGGCTAATGTTGTAATCGGTTTCATTATGGTCTTATCATTTTTTGGATTGGTGTGGTATTGCATCAAGGGGTATAACCTTATGGTGGGCTTTTTTGTCATGTCGGTACTTTGGACATCTATTGCCCTGATTGGTAATTCCATTTCTCCAACCTCGGTTATGGAAGGGAAATCGGTAATTGATGTTCTGACCAATGTGTTCCAGACAGGGCCGGAAAACTACGGCAAAGCGATTCTGGTTAACATTTTCTTCGGTGCATTCTTCGGAAGAGTATTGATCGACACAGGAATTGCTGCCACATTAATCCGCAAGGTTGTAGAGCTTGGGGGAGACAAACCAAGAATCACCATGTCACTGTTATGCATAGTTACCGCTGTAATATTCACATCCATGACCGGTATCGGTCCGGTAATCTCCATTGCTGTAATCGTCTTGCCGATCATGCTGTCGCTGGGTATTCCGTCACCGATTGCATTGTTCTCCTTCATGGGCTCGATTATGGCCGGGATCTTCGGGAACATTGTTAACTTTACGCAATATCAGGCTTTTTTTGCTACTGCGAACGAAAGCTATGCCAGCTACGATTATAATACATACTTCAAATTCGGCATAATCGCAATGGCTGTTTCACTGATCGTTGTCCTGATTGTGGCTAACCTTTCAATGAACAAGAAGATATCTCGTGCCTGGGCTGCAACACCTGATGCCGGAACTACGGTAGATGCACCTGCAATCTCCTGGATTTCAATCATCCTGCCGGTAATTGGAGTGGTTGTGTTCAAGCTTCCTATTATTTTTGGATTTATATTTGCAGCCTTGTTTGCCTTAGTGACCTGCGGTAAATTAAAGGGCGGATTTGCAAGCGTTTGCAGAATGTTGTCGAAACAGTTTTCAGACGGGGCCATCGATGTGGCACCCATGATAGGATTTCTGCTAGCCCTGGCCATGTTTAATAATGCAGCAACTTATGCTTCGCCCTATTTCAAAACACTGCTTGGCGGAGCGATGCCTCAGACAGCGTTATTACTGTGTATCGTATTTGCTGTTCTGACACCGCTTGGCTTCTTCCGCGGGCCGATGAACCTGGTTGGATCTGGTTCAGCCATTCTGGCAGTGGTTGTAGCAACAGCAGCTTGGCCCGTACAATTTTTGTATCCTTTATTTGCAATTACCACAGTAGCACCACAGCATTTGGACGTTACCCAGTCCTGGGTTGCCTGGGGCTTTGGATATACGAAGGTTCCTGCCAAGGAATACATGAAGATGTCTATACCAACAGGCTGGATCATCGGGATTATTCTTTGTGCCATTGTATTTATAATGTACGGAAATTTGGTTTAG
- a CDS encoding hydantoinase/oxoprolinase family protein translates to MGKMVRMGIDVGGTHTKAVAIDNETHEIIGKSSVKTTHDHARGVAAGVVKCFQNCLKENNIKPEDVVFVAHSTTQATNALIEGDIAQVGVIGMAKGGLEGWLAKRQTKLQNIDLGNSKEIKIFNSFINIKKMSEESVVQVIDDLKRQGAQVIVPSMAFGVDNGRPEEIVYKEAEKKSIPTTMASDITKLYGLTRRTRTAAINASILPKMLDTANSTEQSVREAGVNVPLMIMRGDGGVMEISEMKKRPVLTMLSGPAASVMGSLMYLRASNGVYFEVGGTTTNIGVIKNGRPAIDYSIVGGHPTYVNSLDVRVLGVAGGSMIRANKGGVVDVGPRSAHIGGLDYSVFTDPDKIKGAKVEFFSPKPGDPADYVAIRLENGERVTLTNSCAANVLGLVKPEHFSYGNVEAARRAMQALADYCGTTVEDIAKQIMEKAYAKIEPIILSLAEKYKLEKDQISLVGVGGGAASLIVYFSEKMGLKYSIPENAEVISSIGVALSMVRDVVERIIPSPSKEVISALKMEAMNKAIQSGATPESIEIHIDIDPQTSKVTAIATGSTEVKTTELLKECSEEELQELAAKDMRISTDQTKLIEKTRYVHIFGEKVEKEGEAGAIRILDTKGFIKVQRGRAMAIKTAAGEYLNAVKKLWEAMAVYQTELIARPDYYLCIGARVMDFTASDFEQLELLMDIEISTFEPDTEVIVVAANIKQS, encoded by the coding sequence ATGGGCAAAATGGTTAGAATGGGTATTGATGTGGGGGGAACACATACAAAAGCTGTCGCAATTGACAACGAAACACATGAGATTATTGGGAAATCTTCCGTAAAGACTACGCATGATCATGCGAGAGGTGTAGCCGCCGGCGTTGTGAAGTGTTTCCAGAATTGTCTGAAGGAAAATAACATCAAACCGGAAGATGTGGTATTCGTTGCACATAGCACGACCCAAGCAACAAATGCGCTGATTGAAGGCGATATCGCACAGGTTGGCGTCATTGGCATGGCCAAGGGTGGCCTGGAAGGCTGGCTAGCCAAAAGACAAACCAAATTGCAAAATATTGATCTGGGAAACAGTAAAGAGATCAAAATTTTTAACAGCTTCATTAACATTAAGAAAATGTCTGAAGAATCCGTGGTGCAGGTAATCGATGATCTCAAGCGTCAGGGGGCGCAGGTCATTGTGCCTTCCATGGCTTTTGGCGTAGATAATGGCAGACCTGAGGAGATCGTTTATAAAGAGGCTGAGAAAAAAAGCATTCCGACCACGATGGCGTCCGATATTACGAAATTGTACGGGCTGACCCGGAGAACAAGAACTGCAGCGATCAATGCAAGTATTCTTCCCAAAATGCTGGACACAGCCAATTCAACCGAACAGTCTGTAAGAGAAGCTGGCGTCAACGTTCCTCTGATGATCATGAGAGGCGATGGCGGGGTCATGGAAATCAGTGAGATGAAGAAACGTCCTGTACTTACCATGCTTTCCGGACCGGCAGCCTCAGTTATGGGGTCTTTGATGTATTTAAGAGCTTCTAATGGTGTGTATTTCGAGGTCGGGGGAACCACTACCAATATCGGTGTGATCAAAAATGGCCGCCCGGCTATTGATTATTCTATCGTTGGCGGTCACCCGACCTATGTCAATTCGCTGGATGTGCGGGTACTTGGTGTCGCTGGAGGTTCTATGATCCGTGCGAACAAAGGTGGAGTTGTTGATGTCGGACCGAGATCTGCGCATATCGGCGGATTGGATTATTCGGTATTTACAGACCCAGACAAAATCAAGGGAGCAAAGGTCGAATTCTTCTCGCCCAAGCCGGGGGATCCTGCAGATTATGTGGCCATCCGTCTGGAGAACGGGGAACGTGTGACGTTAACGAATTCCTGTGCAGCCAACGTGCTTGGACTGGTGAAGCCGGAGCATTTCTCCTATGGTAATGTGGAAGCCGCCAGAAGAGCTATGCAAGCTTTAGCCGATTATTGTGGTACAACCGTTGAAGACATTGCCAAACAGATCATGGAAAAGGCGTATGCGAAGATTGAACCGATCATTCTATCCCTTGCCGAAAAATATAAATTGGAGAAAGACCAGATCTCCTTAGTTGGGGTGGGTGGCGGAGCGGCTTCGCTCATTGTGTATTTCTCAGAAAAAATGGGCTTGAAGTATAGCATTCCTGAGAATGCAGAGGTCATTTCTTCCATTGGTGTTGCTCTGTCCATGGTAAGGGATGTTGTGGAGCGTATTATCCCGTCACCTTCCAAAGAAGTGATCAGCGCACTTAAAATGGAAGCTATGAATAAAGCCATTCAGAGTGGAGCCACGCCGGAAAGCATCGAAATCCATATTGATATCGATCCGCAAACCTCTAAGGTCACAGCGATAGCTACCGGTTCCACAGAAGTGAAAACCACTGAGCTGTTAAAGGAATGCAGTGAAGAGGAGCTGCAGGAGCTGGCCGCGAAAGATATGCGTATTTCAACAGATCAGACGAAGCTCATAGAAAAGACCAGATATGTCCATATCTTTGGTGAAAAGGTTGAAAAAGAAGGAGAAGCCGGTGCCATCCGCATACTTGACACCAAAGGGTTCATTAAGGTTCAAAGAGGCCGTGCCATGGCCATCAAGACGGCGGCAGGCGAATATCTGAATGCAGTGAAAAAGCTGTGGGAGGCTATGGCAGTCTATCAGACAGAACTCATTGCCAGACCGGATTATTATCTGTGTATCGGCGCCCGTGTCATGGACTTTACCGCATCCGATTTCGAACAGCTAGAGCTGTTGATGGATATCGAAATTTCAACGTTTGAACCTGATACGGAGGTTATCGTTGTAGCCGCCAATATCAAGCAGAGCTAA
- a CDS encoding GntR family transcriptional regulator yields MKIINNSNSLNDVTYNKIREDIMNMTLEPGMDVSVQKLSERYGVSRTPVREAVVRLQQSGLVEIYPQRKTVVSKIDLQRVREEWFIRTSLESAVVDGFIRKCSELVADTMQELINKQKKYMDKKYFREFYFKDNRFHQLIFETAGEELSWFTIEEVASHYNRIRLLYGKMEGVQQSDIDKHVKMVAATRKRDVEGMRKVVMEHSNTLLDRVHSMSKQYPHFF; encoded by the coding sequence TTGAAGATTATTAATAACAGTAATTCATTAAATGATGTAACTTACAATAAAATAAGAGAAGACATCATGAATATGACCTTGGAGCCCGGAATGGATGTCAGCGTGCAGAAGCTCTCCGAACGCTATGGCGTGAGCAGAACACCGGTACGTGAAGCAGTGGTCCGCCTTCAACAGTCAGGACTGGTGGAAATATATCCTCAGCGAAAAACAGTAGTATCCAAAATTGATCTGCAAAGAGTTCGTGAGGAGTGGTTTATTAGAACTTCTCTCGAATCTGCCGTGGTGGATGGATTTATCCGCAAGTGCAGCGAACTTGTAGCGGATACCATGCAAGAATTGATCAACAAACAGAAAAAATATATGGATAAAAAGTATTTCAGAGAATTCTATTTTAAGGACAACCGTTTTCATCAGCTTATTTTTGAGACGGCTGGAGAAGAGCTTTCCTGGTTTACTATTGAAGAGGTAGCCTCCCATTATAATCGTATCCGCTTGCTGTACGGTAAGATGGAAGGGGTGCAGCAATCCGATATTGATAAACATGTAAAGATGGTTGCGGCAACCCGTAAGCGGGATGTGGAAGGAATGCGCAAGGTTGTTATGGAGCACTCCAATACTTTACTGGATCGGGTGCACAGTATGTCTAAGCAATATCCCCATTTTTTCTAA
- a CDS encoding response regulator, which yields MYKVMIVDDEPVIKKGLQCFIDWSVLQCEVICEASNGMEAVDMLGYYDVDIVVTDIRMPGMDGLALSDHVHRHFPQTKVIILTAFADFSYAQTAIQYEVVDFVVKTNPTEQIPRAIEKATQLLDKEREQQQKVKQLESKINDHLSEISEKFLKEAVYGLISDEAGLFSRSSELGLQLEDYFAVYMEVKGIPGLPVNVGAKANDHHRFLASIRQFLVLAFGDRPSYIMNMEKNTLLAIVSMGSGNAAISTQALLKISNEILALAENFRQYHINIGISLLHRNILTLSTAYLEARDALQGSFYNDNYVAVYMPHTNQTLTPGAPPHHAAEQIAEHLQQGQCDLAIQQLDQLLDGYKSIKEHIENVKVACLLIGSYCFRLLSVSQPFAPEMDEGQSAVYKQIQESKSIQLLTDILKRLIRSCSRAMALNDKQPNYIVIECQKYIREHYNQNLNLQIIADHIHINSSYLSRLYKKVTGESIIDVINKYRIEKAKKLLRNPASKVYEVGEAVGIETPAYFTHVFSKYTGMSPKEYKLNYSQTELG from the coding sequence ATGTATAAGGTCATGATTGTAGATGATGAGCCTGTTATCAAAAAAGGGCTGCAGTGCTTTATTGACTGGAGCGTGCTCCAATGCGAGGTCATTTGTGAGGCATCCAACGGGATGGAAGCTGTCGACATGCTGGGCTATTATGATGTCGATATCGTAGTCACGGATATCCGCATGCCGGGGATGGATGGTCTTGCTTTATCGGACCATGTGCACCGGCACTTTCCGCAAACGAAGGTTATCATTCTTACTGCCTTCGCCGACTTCTCCTATGCCCAAACGGCTATTCAATATGAAGTCGTCGATTTTGTAGTCAAGACCAATCCCACAGAGCAGATACCCCGGGCTATTGAAAAAGCGACACAGCTGCTGGACAAGGAACGGGAGCAGCAGCAGAAGGTAAAACAGCTGGAAAGCAAGATCAACGATCATCTGTCCGAAATCAGCGAAAAATTCCTCAAGGAAGCCGTCTATGGCTTGATTAGCGATGAAGCTGGTTTGTTCAGCCGTTCAAGCGAGCTGGGGCTGCAGTTAGAGGACTATTTCGCCGTCTATATGGAGGTTAAGGGTATACCCGGCCTCCCTGTAAATGTTGGTGCAAAGGCGAATGACCATCACCGGTTCCTGGCCTCCATCCGCCAATTCCTTGTCCTGGCCTTCGGGGACCGGCCCTCTTATATCATGAATATGGAAAAAAACACTCTTCTGGCTATTGTCTCCATGGGCAGTGGCAATGCCGCAATCTCCACCCAAGCCCTGCTCAAGATCAGCAATGAAATTCTCGCCTTGGCGGAGAACTTCAGGCAATACCATATCAATATCGGCATCAGCTTGCTGCACCGGAATATATTGACACTGTCAACGGCTTATCTGGAGGCTAGAGACGCGCTGCAGGGCAGCTTTTATAACGATAATTATGTAGCTGTTTATATGCCTCATACGAACCAGACACTCACTCCCGGAGCTCCTCCCCATCACGCCGCAGAGCAAATTGCCGAACATCTGCAACAAGGACAATGCGATCTGGCGATTCAGCAGCTGGATCAGTTACTTGATGGTTACAAGAGCATCAAAGAGCATATCGAGAATGTAAAGGTAGCATGTCTGCTTATCGGTTCCTACTGTTTCCGTTTGCTGAGCGTTAGCCAGCCCTTCGCACCGGAGATGGATGAAGGCCAATCCGCGGTTTACAAGCAAATCCAGGAGAGCAAGAGCATTCAGCTGTTAACAGACATCCTCAAGCGCTTGATTCGAAGCTGCTCAAGGGCAATGGCACTCAATGACAAACAGCCCAATTACATCGTTATAGAATGCCAGAAATATATAAGAGAGCATTACAACCAGAACCTGAATCTGCAGATTATTGCGGACCATATCCACATCAACAGCAGCTACCTCAGCCGCCTTTACAAAAAAGTAACCGGTGAGTCCATCATCGACGTGATCAACAAGTACCGGATTGAAAAGGCGAAGAAATTACTCCGGAATCCGGCGAGTAAAGTATACGAAGTCGGGGAAGCAGTAGGTATTGAGACACCTGCTTATTTCACTCATGTGTTCTCCAAATACACAGGGATGAGTCCCAAGGAATACAAGCTGAATTATTCACAGACTGAATTGGGATAA
- a CDS encoding cache domain-containing sensor histidine kinase, with protein sequence MSNQHIRRRFSLRPILGGFLRIPVRNKMVIIIFLLILLPMTFAGCYFYWNISQILTRNANDNLSLLIRQTNDNIEKSFQIIDNTSLHFLSTKMLRNWLIDDMSLSDDFYKKFVNKSEMEEDLKYSLMFNNAWNISLLSTAYVFFDTDNYISVLKSPPNIEQINRNNLAVYQSVNGRMVRGKEVLTPSPGDPTLYFTRVMSNINLPEQRLVLIFGTNEADLAEEYSGLLEFPGAMAYIIDNRGVIYSSAGKQELGSVVSPDVLALRDHTEVSEVKLNQETYLAASRSIGTTGLTFIAGIPRKQVLAKLSGSMHNYIWMIALIAFVSLAAGVLLSLRFTRIIRDLLRSIRKVKKGDYNTRMPAFKDVELNQLSTTFNNMTDEINYLIKEVYEKHLLVKESEIKFLQAQMNPHFLFNTLITIGYKAKLSRDETVYKMVTSLTELLQASIYSSSLAKISIRQELDFIRFYLYLQKERFEDKMEYTIQIEDEGILDLLLPKLSVEPLVENAVVHGVEKKLGKGSIHIRIYRRNDSVYFEITDNGSGFEHVPKNWSNFESDTMRKQGHNNIGLINTHKRVKLLYGEPYGIDVESELGTGAKVTLHIPADQGELSHV encoded by the coding sequence ATGTCCAACCAGCATATCCGGAGGCGGTTCAGCCTTCGTCCAATACTCGGAGGTTTCCTCCGCATTCCGGTAAGAAATAAAATGGTCATTATTATCTTTCTGCTGATTCTTCTGCCGATGACGTTCGCCGGCTGCTACTTCTATTGGAACATCTCCCAGATTCTAACCAGGAATGCCAATGATAATCTGTCCCTGCTGATCCGCCAGACCAACGACAATATTGAGAAGTCCTTTCAAATTATTGACAATACCTCCCTGCATTTCCTCTCTACTAAAATGTTAAGAAACTGGTTAATCGACGATATGTCGCTGAGCGATGACTTCTACAAGAAATTCGTCAATAAAAGTGAAATGGAAGAGGACCTGAAGTACAGCCTTATGTTCAACAATGCTTGGAATATCAGCCTGCTGTCAACGGCCTATGTATTTTTTGATACCGATAACTATATATCCGTTCTAAAGTCACCGCCAAACATTGAACAGATTAACCGAAACAATCTCGCAGTCTATCAATCGGTTAACGGCAGAATGGTTCGCGGCAAGGAAGTTCTGACGCCCAGTCCCGGCGATCCTACCCTCTATTTCACTCGGGTGATGTCCAATATCAACCTTCCCGAGCAGCGCCTTGTACTGATCTTCGGTACGAATGAAGCAGATTTAGCGGAGGAGTATTCCGGGCTGCTCGAATTCCCGGGCGCTATGGCCTACATTATTGATAACCGTGGAGTCATCTATTCCAGTGCCGGTAAGCAGGAGTTAGGTTCTGTCGTTTCTCCAGATGTGCTCGCGCTGAGAGATCATACGGAAGTAAGTGAGGTCAAGCTTAATCAGGAGACTTATCTGGCTGCTTCCCGCAGCATCGGTACCACCGGGCTTACCTTCATTGCCGGCATTCCGAGGAAGCAGGTACTCGCCAAATTATCGGGGAGCATGCACAATTACATTTGGATGATCGCGCTGATTGCTTTCGTATCGCTTGCAGCAGGCGTGCTGTTATCATTACGCTTTACCCGGATCATCCGCGATCTGCTGCGGAGTATCCGTAAGGTCAAGAAAGGGGATTACAACACCAGGATGCCGGCCTTCAAAGATGTGGAGCTCAATCAGCTCAGTACCACCTTCAACAACATGACCGACGAGATTAACTATCTGATCAAGGAAGTTTACGAGAAGCATCTGCTGGTCAAAGAGTCGGAGATCAAATTTCTGCAGGCTCAGATGAATCCGCATTTTCTGTTCAATACGTTGATTACCATTGGCTACAAAGCAAAGCTGTCCAGAGATGAGACCGTTTACAAAATGGTAACATCCCTCACCGAGCTGCTGCAGGCAAGTATTTACTCGAGCAGTCTAGCCAAGATCTCGATTCGCCAGGAGCTGGATTTCATCAGATTTTATCTTTATCTGCAGAAGGAAAGGTTTGAGGACAAAATGGAGTACACGATCCAGATCGAGGATGAGGGCATACTGGATCTGCTGCTGCCCAAGCTGAGTGTCGAACCTCTGGTGGAAAATGCCGTAGTTCACGGCGTAGAAAAAAAGCTCGGCAAAGGAAGCATCCACATCCGCATTTACCGCCGGAACGATTCGGTCTATTTCGAGATCACGGATAATGGCAGCGGATTTGAGCATGTTCCCAAGAATTGGAGTAATTTCGAGAGCGACACCATGCGCAAACAGGGCCACAACAATATTGGCCTGATCAACACGCATAAACGGGTTAAGCTGCTCTACGGCGAGCCTTATGGAATTGATGTCGAGAGCGAGCTCGGCACAGGTGCCAAAGTCACCCTACACATACCGGCAGATCAGGGGGAACTATCACATGTATAA
- a CDS encoding ABC transporter substrate-binding protein, whose product MRKSLYKAGCTLAGMLMLTMSITACGSENSTENSGAAETAGSGNTAPAAKAPVKISYLTFRVGTHASAKMEEEQIKQFNAKYGDEVEVVVEEIPSDAAYVDKIKILAASGDVPDVVMGKDGINDVLIKGNLATPFNEYLDKDPEWKAAIGEDALASNTRDGKIWSISDQKQNIGYFYNKEMFEQAGIKPAETWDEFMSSNEKLKAAGFVPLALMTGENAWTSNLILAAMIGTNGDNGKSFMNTLHPTDFNTPEMIQALNMMKELLEKYTTKDALGAGYANAANAFSQGKAAMIANGPWMIGDFSDPTKSSEGFDKKVGVAAYPNNSLISTYEVGYMIGAKTPETREAAETFIRFKTGLEGQKIALEYGNVMPVSNEIQPSDALKQKYPIIVESITVAQKTQLHYRTLDSIVYPNVTDAWKNLYPKLVAGRATAEEIAKELTEITGKNK is encoded by the coding sequence GTGCGAAAGTCTTTGTACAAAGCGGGCTGTACCTTAGCAGGCATGCTGATGCTGACCATGTCCATTACGGCATGCGGATCAGAGAATTCAACAGAGAACAGCGGGGCGGCCGAAACAGCCGGCTCGGGGAATACCGCGCCTGCGGCCAAAGCGCCGGTGAAAATTTCTTATCTTACCTTCCGGGTCGGCACGCACGCGTCAGCCAAGATGGAGGAAGAACAGATCAAGCAGTTTAATGCCAAGTATGGCGATGAAGTGGAGGTTGTGGTTGAAGAAATTCCAAGTGATGCCGCATATGTTGACAAGATCAAGATTCTGGCAGCCTCCGGGGATGTTCCGGATGTCGTCATGGGCAAGGACGGAATTAATGACGTTTTGATCAAAGGCAATCTTGCAACCCCTTTCAATGAATATTTAGACAAGGACCCGGAATGGAAGGCAGCCATCGGAGAAGATGCCCTCGCTTCCAATACACGGGACGGCAAGATCTGGTCGATCAGCGATCAGAAGCAGAACATCGGTTACTTTTACAATAAAGAAATGTTCGAGCAGGCAGGGATCAAGCCGGCGGAGACTTGGGATGAATTCATGAGCAGCAATGAGAAGCTGAAGGCCGCGGGCTTTGTTCCGCTCGCATTGATGACCGGGGAGAATGCCTGGACGAGCAATCTGATTCTTGCTGCCATGATCGGCACTAACGGGGACAACGGCAAATCGTTCATGAACACACTGCACCCCACTGATTTCAATACGCCCGAAATGATTCAGGCGCTTAACATGATGAAGGAGCTGCTGGAGAAGTATACGACGAAGGATGCGCTTGGAGCGGGATATGCCAATGCAGCGAACGCTTTTAGCCAGGGCAAGGCCGCTATGATTGCCAATGGTCCCTGGATGATTGGAGACTTCAGCGATCCGACCAAGAGCAGCGAAGGATTCGATAAAAAAGTTGGGGTTGCCGCGTATCCGAACAACAGCTTGATTTCCACCTATGAGGTTGGCTATATGATCGGCGCCAAAACGCCGGAAACCCGCGAAGCTGCTGAGACATTCATCCGCTTCAAGACAGGGCTTGAAGGACAGAAGATTGCGCTTGAATACGGCAATGTAATGCCGGTATCCAATGAAATTCAGCCTTCGGACGCGCTTAAGCAGAAATATCCGATCATTGTTGAATCGATCACGGTAGCGCAAAAGACACAGCTTCATTACCGGACCCTTGACTCCATTGTCTATCCGAACGTAACGGATGCCTGGAAGAACCTGTATCCGAAGCTGGTAGCGGGCCGGGCAACGGCAGAAGAGATTGCCAAGGAGCTGACGGAAATTACGGGCAAAAATAAATAA
- a CDS encoding carbohydrate ABC transporter permease: MVRKNRGYITLFLLPTVALFILVYAVSLVILFGTSFTEWSAGRSPKFIGLTNYIQLFTDDADFRQSALNTGIWVVLQSTIHVAIGTIFAIILSMKEFYWKFARTVYMFPNIISGAAVGMLFLCMLNPDFGAVNSIARLFGNADFSQNWFMDYATAFFSVTMTWLPYAAVVTILILAEIAAIPESLYESARIDGASTLKINLYIVIPMLRNIIGTCVILSGTSMLQKMDIILMTTGGGPGNETMNLPIYIYKTALMDNNFGYSNSVGVFLIGFGLIFVLLCRNLFRIGSSQH; the protein is encoded by the coding sequence ATGGTTAGGAAAAATAGAGGGTATATCACGCTTTTTCTGTTGCCGACTGTAGCATTGTTTATTCTTGTCTATGCCGTCTCACTTGTCATTCTGTTCGGCACATCCTTTACGGAATGGTCTGCCGGACGTAGCCCGAAGTTTATCGGTCTCACTAACTATATTCAACTATTCACTGACGATGCCGACTTTCGCCAAAGCGCACTGAATACGGGCATCTGGGTTGTGCTTCAGTCTACGATCCACGTTGCCATTGGCACCATATTCGCGATTATTCTCAGTATGAAGGAATTCTACTGGAAGTTTGCACGGACGGTCTACATGTTTCCCAACATTATCTCGGGTGCAGCTGTGGGTATGCTGTTCCTATGCATGCTCAATCCTGATTTCGGTGCGGTGAACAGTATTGCCCGCTTATTCGGGAATGCGGATTTCTCCCAGAACTGGTTCATGGATTATGCCACGGCCTTCTTCTCAGTCACGATGACCTGGCTGCCCTATGCGGCGGTTGTCACCATCCTGATTCTGGCCGAGATCGCAGCCATTCCGGAAAGTCTGTATGAATCGGCGCGGATCGACGGGGCCAGCACCTTGAAGATCAATTTGTACATCGTTATTCCCATGCTGCGCAACATTATCGGCACCTGCGTGATTCTGTCCGGAACAAGCATGCTGCAGAAGATGGATATTATTTTGATGACGACAGGCGGCGGACCCGGCAATGAAACCATGAACCTGCCTATTTATATTTACAAGACCGCACTCATGGACAACAACTTCGGTTATTCCAATTCAGTGGGCGTCTTCCTAATCGGCTTTGGCTTGATCTTTGTCCTGCTGTGCCGAAATCTGTTCAGAATAGGCAGCTCCCAACACTGA
- a CDS encoding carbohydrate ABC transporter permease, whose protein sequence is MLKKGLGVLKYGFVILIVLLSLGPFLWVLLASFKTNAEILSNSLGWPSSFRFSNYAMAFKIAPISRFYINSVIVGIFGTVLNLLLLGMAGYVLARFQFRGKKLLMGAFSLSLLIPGAAMLQPLYLTVNALGLYDKLIGLIIVYTGFGLPVSLYILSSYFLTIPKEMEESAYLDGASFIQTFFRIILPISKPGFGTAGVMQFLLCWNEFQFAIILTTGNQSRTLPLALYYFKSQFASDYGVMFAATMVVIIPSILVYILLQEQVVSGLAAGAVKG, encoded by the coding sequence ATGTTGAAAAAAGGTTTGGGTGTACTCAAGTATGGATTTGTAATCCTGATTGTTCTGTTATCGCTGGGTCCGTTCCTGTGGGTGCTGCTGGCTTCGTTTAAGACGAATGCCGAGATTCTGAGCAATTCGCTTGGCTGGCCAAGCAGCTTCCGTTTCTCCAATTACGCGATGGCCTTCAAAATAGCGCCGATTTCCCGGTTCTACATCAACAGTGTAATTGTGGGGATCTTTGGGACCGTATTGAATCTGCTTCTGCTCGGAATGGCTGGCTATGTTCTGGCGCGCTTTCAATTCCGCGGCAAGAAGCTGCTGATGGGAGCGTTCTCCCTTTCGCTGCTGATTCCCGGCGCTGCGATGCTGCAGCCGTTATATTTGACAGTGAACGCGCTCGGGCTGTATGACAAGCTGATTGGACTTATTATCGTGTATACCGGCTTTGGCTTGCCGGTCTCGCTCTATATTCTATCCAGCTATTTCCTGACGATTCCCAAGGAAATGGAGGAATCGGCTTACCTGGATGGTGCGAGCTTCATCCAGACCTTCTTCCGGATTATTCTGCCCATCTCGAAGCCGGGCTTCGGCACGGCGGGGGTGATGCAGTTTCTGCTCTGCTGGAATGAATTTCAATTCGCTATAATTCTGACGACGGGCAATCAGAGCCGCACACTGCCGCTTGCGCTTTATTATTTTAAAAGCCAGTTTGCCAGTGATTATGGCGTCATGTTCGCGGCCACGATGGTTGTTATCATCCCGAGTATTCTGGTCTATATTCTGCTGCAGGAGCAGGTTGTATCCGGACTTGCTGCGGGAGCGGTCAAGGGATGA